The Nicotiana sylvestris chromosome 6, ASM39365v2, whole genome shotgun sequence genomic sequence GATACCCTTGCTTGTATCTTTTCAAACACCTTTTCCTTGTTAAGTAGTTAAACTTGATCAGGATAGTATCGCCTTTCTTCATCTATTAATTTGCCAATTTTGAAGAGCCTGCTAATGATTTtcattgttttgaattttaagaTAAATTATACTATATGATTATGATGTAAATGGACATAGAGGTAGAGATGCTGAGCGAGAGGAGCCAGCCTGATCCTGGATTATGCTACTACCAACTGCCAGTTCACATATAGACAAAATGAGATAttattgatttaaaaaaaaaaaaattatctgtTCAATTTtaaccaaaataaaataaaatctgtTCACTATATTTTCTCAAGCACGAACAAATACATTAACGTTTCCAGATATATGGGCAGAATTTTTCTATTACACTAGTTTGTGTTTTCATGATATGAGATGTGGCGCTGACTTGGATTTGAGACGGTAAATGAGAAGATCTTGCTGTACATAACGCTTCGTGACCTTCAGGATTAACAGAGGGGAATGAAATTAACATCATCGTCATGCCCATCGTTGCCTCTGTCTAATTAAGTAAACGCGACCATAAACCCAACGTCTGCCAGGTCTTGAGATGGATTGCTGCAGTAAAAGCACATAGTATTAGCTCAATTATATATTTGGACGAGAAAAGAATGTGAATGGTGAAGAATCGAAATTAATTAGGCATTTTTTAAAATGCAGAGAGAAAATTGATAAtaacgaaaaaataaaaaatagtaaagAAGAGTTACAATATTAATTTAAATAGTAAGTCAGATCATCACTAAAAGAAAAACTATTCAACTTATCTATGGTTATGaactaaaataaataagaaaacacATCCAAACTCAAGAAAAACAAATCCATCTAACACCTTAAGATTTATGGTTTTATCTTGCTCTTATAAACCATTCGATGGCATAACATGAAATGATCTTGCAATAGTTCTAAAATTGAAAATAGAATAATCATATCATAAAAAAGACTCATTATTTTCAGACACAAGAAACAGTAAATATGACGACTACACCATTACTTACATGTAATGAGATAAGCTGAAGCAGTAAGTATACAAGGAGTTCTATGACTGCTTTAAGCAAATGTTAATTATAATTATTTAGAGTAAAAGCTTAAGATCTATCATCACAACAAATTATTTGCTTAATCATACTTATGGATTATCATGTGTTTGCAAACTAGTGTATCCAAAGTAAAGGGAAAAAGCCCAAGTATACATGAATTATGAATATAACATTATCTGGACCTGTAAAAAGAATGATCTCCACTTTCTAGCAAGTAACAAAAAATGTAACAGTGACACCAAAAAGGAAATGTACAAAATTCTTTCAACCAAATAAGCATGTAGTGTGGAGTATGAGAATCAAAGTCATGGTCAAAAGTACCTCAACCTTGGTCTGAAATTCTAGTTTGCTCCCACAAACATGACAATCAGCTCTATGTGGGGAACGGTTGGACTTCTCTGATTTCACGAAAGCAAACACCTGAGAGTAATAGTGCCAAGAGCTATAAGATTCATCCATTTCAGTACAAGAAGATTTAACCCTTCTTCACTTGAAGCATATCAATAGCTTCTAGAAATATTTGTGGACGTGTGAGAAGCTAGTTCTTAATTACCTCCTCACCACAGTTTGGGCATGCCCCTTTCAGAGCGACCAAGTCATTTTTCCAAAGTCCTTGAAGTGCTCCAACTGTGATTAATTATCTCAAGTTATAAATTGTACTTGGAATGCATTGAAGAAAAAAGTTCTCAGAAAACTATGGACAGCCTTGCTTTAGACATGGTTCAACAATCACATTTACACTGGTGACCATCACCCAACAGTAGAACATGGAGGcaagtcataacaattataatttAAGAAACAACAATCCCTAACAGACACCTTCTTAAGAAATTGTTGCAAACCTCACTCTAGTACCCATTTATGCAGCAATGCCAATATAATGCAAAATTAGAAAGGGCAAAGAAACTATTTAGGATCTTATACAAAATtttcctctccaattcttgtCAAGATATGATTGAGCTTTCTCCTTTTCAAAAGCTAATCTAGCATAGCTGGTTCAAACaaggattttaaaattaaaatctcTTTCAGATGCTTAGATCTTTCTGTGTACACAACTGGAGGTATCCTTTTGTGTAACAAAGCTTTAGATAATAGCAGGTAAATTGAGATGGATAAAGAAAAACATTTTCTCCTTATAAGTAGCCTTTTCCCATTGAGGAACTAAAGATGCTCATATTTCTCACCAACTTATATTACTTGCACTAGAACACCTAACTAATGAATACCAAGGAAACCAAAGAATGATGACGTCAAAGAAAGGAAACAGACTTGATATAAACTAAGTTAAATATCGCTGAACTAAACTTTCTAGAAGCACATCAAAGTAATTTATATATCAGTATTAGGCCTCATGTCAAACAATTAATAATGATTAAACTTGAGAAATGAGGATTCAAAAAGAAAACACATTACCAGAGGCTGAAGCAATTGGAAAGCCTATGATAGATCCCAACACCATGAAAAGGATTCCGTTGAGCACTGTAAACAACTCAAAAGATTGATAGGTGTAGGACATTCCTGAATCAAACATGTCTTGATAAGCTTGAGCGATGGTGTAGATTATAGGCACAATCCAGAATGAACTCCCAAACCCAAGAATCAACAACCATACGCTTGCTAATGCAAACACCTGTGATGGATCTTCCTGCCCTACATCCACATTGATCAATATTCAAGTGTAGGAAGAAAACCTGGTCTACAGGTAGAAAAACCACTGTAGGACAATAAAATCATTATTCTATTATGTCACAGCTGAACTAGATTTGCTAATAGCGCAGCTAAACTGTGGATATAAGTAATGATTGAACAATAGTTAGTGATCCATAacgttttctttttccctttcccACGGCAGATGCAGAGGCTTCATCTATAGAGGGCAATATTAGGTCCAAGAAAGATATCTGTCTAATAGGATATAGTGAAGACATACGAGACCCAGGCAAGTACGTGAATCAAGTTTGAAACATGAAAACTTTGTAACTGTTAATTTGAGAAACAAGTTAGAGAAGTTACATTTTTTAGAAAAGAAACAGCAGAGGCTAATATTATAATAAGGTACAATCTTGAAGCAAACTTCAGATACCTGCATTTGGAGTTAAAAATATTTGCTTACAGTATCCTAAAATGAATGGAACAA encodes the following:
- the LOC104245222 gene encoding PGR5-like protein 1B, chloroplastic isoform X2; protein product: MAGACSPVARRVFGSTVIELSSSSSRTGASFPVRISTRSHGLSAFEEREAPQGPSCIFVGPIETASKETLEALYRQARDAYYSGTPLIIDDMFDRVELKLRWYGSKHVVKYPRCSLRRHSTYADAEEDPSQVFALASVWLLILGFGSSFWIVPIIYTIAQAYQDMFDSGMSYTYQSFELFTVLNGILFMVLGSIIGFPIASASVGALQGLWKNDLVALKGACPNCGEEVFAFVKSEKSNRSPHRADCHVCGSKLEFQTKVEQSISRPGRRWVYGRVYLIRQRQRWA
- the LOC104245222 gene encoding PGR5-like protein 1B, chloroplastic isoform X1 — translated: MAGACSPVARRVFGSTVIELSSSSSRTGASFPVRISTRSHGLSAFEEREAPQGPSCIFVGPIETASKETLEALYRQARDAYYSGTPLIIDDMFDRVELKLRWYGSKHVVKYPRCSLRRHSTYADAEEDPSQVFALASVWLLILGFGSSFWIVPIIYTIAQAYQDMFDSGMSYTYQSFELFTVLNGILFMVLGSIIGFPIASASVGALQGLWKNDLVALKGACPNCGEEVFAFVKSEKSNRSPHRADCHVCGSKLEFQTKQSISRPGRRWVYGRVYLIRQRQRWA